ACCGTCAGCCTCGACCCTGCCAATAACCCTTACCCGACCTTCATCGCAGGTGGGTGGTTAAGCCAAGGAATCATTCCTGGCAGACCACTCGATGTGCTTGCACTCGGTCTTGGTCGAACCAGTTTCAGCCCGACCATCAACCCTGGGCTGAGTTACGAGGGAACAATCGAGTTGAATTATTCATTTTATCTTTCAGAGATTTTGCAAATTCAGCCAGTGATGCAATGGATTATCAATCCAGGTGGAGAGGGCAAAGTGCCAGGCATCTGGGCCGGAGGCGTACAAATCAATTTGAGTCTTTAAAAGTCAGCGATAGTTCTCAAACTGAAGCGGCACATCCAGCTCGTCTTCTTTTGAACGTAACAACTGAATCACCTGCTGGAGATCATCCTTGCTCTTACCTGTCACCCTGAGACTGTCACCCTGAATGGCCACGGTCACTTTCTTGAGCTCGTCACGCACCATCTTGCTCATTTTCTTGGCCAGTTCCTGACTGAGTCCCTTCTTGAGCTTGACCATTTGCTGCACACGGTTACCACCCACTGTCTCCGCCGGCTGGAAATCAAAAATCTTCAGAGATAGGTTTCTTTTTGTAGCCTTGGCCCGCAGAATATCTTCAACAGCTTGCAATGTCATATCACTGGCGGTGGTGATCACAACAGCGGCGTCTTCGAGATCGATCTCCGTGCCGGAATCCTTGAGGTCATAGCGCTGGGAAACGTCCCTACGAACCTGATCAAGCGTATTCACCAACTCCTGACGGTCAAAGTCAGAGACCACATCAAATGAATACGAAGCCATTGATCAAGCGTCAGTGGTTGGAGGCTAGCAATGCTCATGAAACCGCTCCTAATAGGACATCTGACAAGGGGTGGATAGTGAAAGATGTTCATCTTCAATCAGCAACTCCATTCCAAAACCGCTTCAGAAAGGGCATGACAAAGACGGATACAGACGACTTGGCGAAGCAGACGGTGTGATCGCATCGATCGACAGTCGATCACTATCCTTTCAACCGCGATTGGCTTGTTTGTGTTCATTACGGACCTTCTCACCAGGACGCCCGCAGCGCCCTATGCCTTGTCACTCGTGTTCTCGGGAGCTGTCGTGATTGCAAGCATCCTTCCCCTGGGTGCCGCCCGATCACAGGCTGATTTCACCCTCGACGACATGCAGGCTCCCAGGGCCATGTTCGCCCGTCTTCCCGAGTGGGGAAAACGGGCCAGCTGGGCGCATCAGAACAGCTTTGAAGCGTTCAGCCTGCATGCTCCAGCAGCACTTCTGGCCCTGATCGCCGTGCTTCAGATCGGACCACTTCAAGGGCTTGCCATTCCCGCAGCTTTGCTCCAGCCGCTTCTGCGTCTGATTTATCTGCCGGCCTATGTGGCCAACATCCCTCCCCTGAGAGGACTGTGCTGGGCCGGCGCCCTGGTTTGCACCGGCATCCTCTACATCGAGGGAGTCAAAGCTCTGCTGATCGTTTAACTCTTGCCCTGCTGGAATTGCTTCAGGGCCGCCAGCAGTGACGCAGGCGACTGGGGATCCACCATCAGCACGCTGCCGGCTGGCGAGTCGGCCATTCGTTGCCCCATGGCCATCCAGGTCTCCGCAAGCATCAGCCGAACAGCTTCTTCAGCCTCAGGGCTCTCAGCCAGAGCCCTTGCCATCACGCGCGCCGCTTCCGACTTCGCTTCAGCCATCACACCTTGCTGCTTGGCCTGAGCTTCGGCCTCAAGCAGGATCGCCTCCTTCTGGGCACGGGCATCAAGAACGAGCGCCTCTGCACGGCCACGAGCTTCATTCAACTGGGCTTCCTTTTCCCCCTCGGAACGCAGAATCGCAGCACGCTTTTCCCGTTCGGCAGTCATCTGAGCCTCCATGGCCTGCTTGACTCCCGGAGAGGGGTTGATATCGCGCATTTCAACGCGAGTCACTTTCACTCCCCAGGGATCGGTTGCCTCATCAAGCTCCTTGAGCAGAACCTCATTCACTTCACTGCGGGTGGTGAAGGTCTGATCCAGATCCAGCTTGCCCATCTCGGCACGAATCTGGGTCAACACCAGGTTCACCATCGCTGCCTGCAGATTGTCAACGGCGTAATACGCCTGGGAATGCTCAAGCAACTGCCAATACACCACCGCATCGACCTCGATGGAGACATTGTCTCGGGTGATGCAGAGCTGGGGAGGAATATCCAGCACCCGTTCTTTGAGTGACTCGTGACTGACCACGCGTTCGACCACGGGAATCACGACGGAGAGCCCTGGCTGCAGCTCACGGTCGTACTTGCCGAGCCGCTCAACAAGACGGGAGCGACCACCGCTGGTCACCTTGACACTGCCACTGCCGAGAAGTGCGATCAGGATCAGTGCAGGCAGGCTCAGCAGCGCTTCCATGACGATTGGATGTCTTAGGCGACGCTAGTCCCCAAAGTGAGGCGAACAAGCCACCTGTCATGCCACCTCTCTGGACTCCTTTGATCTGGTTGCTGGTGGCAGGCGTGC
Above is a window of Synechococcus sp. BIOS-E4-1 DNA encoding:
- a CDS encoding YajQ family cyclic di-GMP-binding protein, which produces MASYSFDVVSDFDRQELVNTLDQVRRDVSQRYDLKDSGTEIDLEDAAVVITTASDMTLQAVEDILRAKATKRNLSLKIFDFQPAETVGGNRVQQMVKLKKGLSQELAKKMSKMVRDELKKVTVAIQGDSLRVTGKSKDDLQQVIQLLRSKEDELDVPLQFENYR
- a CDS encoding MAPEG family protein, which encodes MFITDLLTRTPAAPYALSLVFSGAVVIASILPLGAARSQADFTLDDMQAPRAMFARLPEWGKRASWAHQNSFEAFSLHAPAALLALIAVLQIGPLQGLAIPAALLQPLLRLIYLPAYVANIPPLRGLCWAGALVCTGILYIEGVKALLIV
- a CDS encoding SPFH domain-containing protein; the protein is MEALLSLPALILIALLGSGSVKVTSGGRSRLVERLGKYDRELQPGLSVVIPVVERVVSHESLKERVLDIPPQLCITRDNVSIEVDAVVYWQLLEHSQAYYAVDNLQAAMVNLVLTQIRAEMGKLDLDQTFTTRSEVNEVLLKELDEATDPWGVKVTRVEMRDINPSPGVKQAMEAQMTAEREKRAAILRSEGEKEAQLNEARGRAEALVLDARAQKEAILLEAEAQAKQQGVMAEAKSEAARVMARALAESPEAEEAVRLMLAETWMAMGQRMADSPAGSVLMVDPQSPASLLAALKQFQQGKS